In Gordonia iterans, the following proteins share a genomic window:
- the groES gene encoding co-chaperone GroES, whose protein sequence is MAGVNIKPLEDKILVQAIEAETTTASGLVIPDSAKEKPQEGKVIAVGPGRWDDEGENRIPVDVAEGDTVIYSKYGGTEINYDGQAYLILSARDILAVVG, encoded by the coding sequence GTGGCAGGCGTGAACATCAAGCCGCTTGAGGACAAGATCCTTGTGCAGGCCATCGAGGCCGAGACGACCACCGCTTCCGGTCTGGTCATCCCGGATTCGGCCAAGGAGAAGCCCCAGGAGGGCAAGGTCATCGCCGTCGGCCCCGGCCGCTGGGATGACGAGGGCGAGAACCGTATCCCGGTCGACGTCGCCGAGGGCGACACCGTCATCTACAGCAAGTACGGCGGCACCGAAATCAACTACGACGGTCAGGCCTACCTGATCCTGTCGGCGCGCGACATCCTCGCCGTCGTCGGCTGA
- a CDS encoding WhiB family transcriptional regulator, with the protein MTITADRLPGPNADFWDWQRLGDCRGLDSSVFFHPEGERGHARMQRERRAKQICASCPVIEQCRSHALAVDEVYGIWGGLTEHDRHLLRRRRPAHSLAS; encoded by the coding sequence GTGACCATCACCGCAGACCGACTGCCCGGGCCGAACGCCGACTTCTGGGACTGGCAGCGCCTGGGCGACTGCCGCGGGCTGGACTCCTCGGTGTTCTTCCACCCCGAGGGGGAACGCGGCCACGCCCGCATGCAGCGTGAGCGCCGCGCCAAGCAGATCTGCGCATCGTGCCCGGTGATCGAGCAGTGCCGCTCGCACGCGCTCGCCGTCGACGAAGTGTACGGAATCTGGGGCGGCCTGACCGAGCACGACCGGCATCTGCTCCGGCGCCGGCGCCCCGCGCACTCGCTGGCATCCTGA